The proteins below are encoded in one region of Sphingobacterium sp. R2:
- a CDS encoding ATP-binding protein, whose translation MNSPKNIDPESLLSVLFHSPNATAVYQGEDIKILTANLAMLNFWGKDRSIVGKNLQDAVPELKGQPFVDILKGVWYSGETYIAKNCSAFLQKDGVIQEFFFDFEYKAILDEDGCIAYILHTASEVSERMEALRLAGEKSLVENNLNEKLLAINEEFKVINADLLSKNEELITSEDNLHKLISLLHEQQQLFRIMIEQSPVAMATLKGPDFVVDVVNQHVLDIWGKDRSVLGMRLADALPELKDQQFLDILKNVYETDQPFYGKELKALLTVDGETLERYLNFVYQPTNGLSKEEKLILIVATDVTEQVNSRKAINEINTRLEIAMDASRLGSTEVQLATGKMESTDRFKMNYGFMPEEEFCYADLFEAMYPEHRDRVKALVQQAIRTNGIYSTEYPVKWRDGSTHWIQAHGRPRYNDLGVADRMVGMTLDITDRKLFEQQKDDFLSIVSHELRTPITVLKASLQYLELLKDKPYSNLHSKMINQSLRSVEKMNELVAELLQIRRLTEGQLEIKKDWFNMFDLLQHTCDHICFEKEYQLVVSGNQTASVYADEHRIDQVVINFVNNAMKYAPMSKEIHLNVEVLENQSVKVSVRDFGIGIEQEALPKLFDRYYRVSHSGKEYSGLGLGLYICSEIIRKHEGQIGAQSVVNEGSTFWFILPNGKLSD comes from the coding sequence ATGAATTCTCCCAAAAACATTGATCCTGAGTCGTTGCTCAGTGTACTTTTTCACTCACCAAATGCTACGGCAGTCTATCAGGGAGAAGACATAAAAATATTAACCGCCAACTTAGCAATGCTTAATTTCTGGGGAAAAGACAGATCCATTGTTGGTAAAAACCTGCAGGATGCCGTTCCTGAACTTAAAGGACAGCCTTTTGTTGATATTCTCAAAGGAGTATGGTATTCGGGTGAAACTTACATCGCAAAAAACTGTTCGGCGTTTCTTCAAAAAGATGGTGTTATCCAAGAGTTTTTCTTTGATTTTGAATACAAAGCTATTTTAGATGAAGACGGCTGCATAGCGTATATCCTTCATACTGCTTCAGAAGTTTCCGAACGTATGGAAGCGTTAAGACTTGCAGGGGAAAAGTCACTTGTGGAAAACAATCTTAACGAAAAGCTTTTGGCCATAAATGAGGAGTTTAAAGTAATAAATGCAGATCTTCTATCTAAAAACGAGGAACTCATTACTTCAGAAGACAATCTTCATAAACTAATTTCTTTGTTGCATGAGCAGCAGCAGCTTTTCCGAATTATGATTGAGCAGTCTCCTGTTGCCATGGCTACTTTGAAGGGTCCTGACTTTGTTGTGGATGTGGTTAATCAGCATGTTCTTGACATTTGGGGTAAAGATCGCTCTGTATTGGGGATGCGGCTTGCTGACGCCTTGCCTGAACTGAAAGATCAGCAATTCCTCGATATTTTGAAAAATGTTTATGAAACCGATCAACCTTTTTACGGAAAAGAGCTTAAGGCCCTACTTACCGTAGATGGGGAAACGCTAGAGCGCTATCTTAATTTCGTTTACCAGCCTACGAATGGACTCTCAAAGGAAGAAAAGCTTATTCTTATTGTCGCGACGGATGTTACAGAACAGGTAAATAGTCGAAAAGCAATCAATGAAATAAATACCCGACTGGAGATTGCAATGGATGCTAGTAGATTAGGTTCTACCGAGGTGCAGCTAGCAACTGGAAAGATGGAGAGTACAGATCGATTTAAGATGAACTACGGATTTATGCCAGAGGAGGAATTTTGTTACGCGGATCTGTTTGAGGCAATGTATCCTGAGCATAGGGATCGGGTAAAAGCACTCGTGCAGCAGGCCATTCGTACCAATGGAATTTATAGTACCGAGTACCCTGTCAAATGGCGCGACGGCTCCACTCATTGGATTCAGGCTCATGGACGTCCTCGTTACAATGATCTGGGTGTGGCTGATCGGATGGTAGGCATGACATTAGATATTACCGATCGTAAACTTTTTGAGCAGCAGAAAGATGACTTTTTAAGTATTGTGAGCCACGAATTGAGAACGCCAATAACGGTTTTAAAAGCTTCCCTACAGTATCTTGAACTTTTAAAGGATAAGCCCTATAGTAATCTTCATTCAAAAATGATCAACCAATCTTTAAGGAGCGTGGAGAAGATGAACGAATTGGTGGCTGAACTATTGCAAATACGTCGCCTTACTGAGGGACAGCTTGAAATTAAGAAAGATTGGTTTAATATGTTTGATCTTCTTCAGCATACCTGTGACCATATTTGCTTTGAGAAAGAATATCAACTGGTTGTTTCGGGAAATCAAACTGCAAGCGTGTATGCCGATGAGCATAGGATCGATCAGGTTGTTATCAATTTTGTCAATAACGCCATGAAGTATGCGCCGATGTCGAAAGAAATTCATCTAAATGTCGAGGTACTGGAAAATCAATCGGTAAAAGTCTCTGTCCGCGATTTTGGCATAGGCATCGAGCAAGAAGCCCTGCCTAAATTATTTGACAGATATTATAGGGTAAGTCATTCGGGTAAAGAATATTCTGGATTAGGACTTGGTTTATACATCTGTTCTGAAATTATCAGAAAACATGAAGGCCAGATAGGAGCCCAGAGTGTTGTTAATGAAGGAAGTACATTTTGGTTTATCCTACCGAACGGCAAGTTATCTGATTAG
- a CDS encoding helix-turn-helix domain-containing protein, whose protein sequence is MKDQFPKSTESDCMARMLTVRDTLDVISGKWKILIIISIMSGHKRFREIERSIPKISSKVLAKELKDLEEHQLVKRTVYDESPVLVEYTATDYVFTLQKVIEELHNWGVNHRKKILGK, encoded by the coding sequence ATGAAAGATCAATTTCCAAAAAGTACCGAATCCGACTGTATGGCGAGAATGCTAACCGTTCGTGATACCCTTGACGTTATCAGCGGAAAATGGAAAATCCTCATCATTATTTCCATTATGAGTGGCCACAAACGTTTTAGGGAAATAGAAAGAAGTATTCCGAAAATTTCCTCAAAAGTACTCGCTAAAGAACTAAAAGATCTGGAAGAACACCAGCTCGTCAAACGGACCGTGTATGATGAGTCGCCTGTGCTGGTAGAATATACGGCCACTGATTATGTCTTTACATTACAAAAGGTAATTGAGGAACTACACAACTGGGGTGTGAACCATAGGAAAAAGATATTAGGGAAATAA
- a CDS encoding DoxX family protein: protein MTKQIDFSQNPGARTKRNYWIISSITMALIILPSFFAPREYLIQTTKNLQFPDYFTLELDILKIVGAIFILIPGIPTMLKEWAYVGFGILLLSASLAHGIVDGLAKGIAPLIPFALLAVSYYYFRKLNYEK from the coding sequence ATGACAAAACAAATTGATTTCTCACAGAATCCAGGTGCAAGAACAAAACGTAACTATTGGATCATCAGCTCTATTACCATGGCGTTAATCATTTTGCCATCCTTCTTCGCACCAAGGGAATATCTCATCCAGACGACCAAAAACTTGCAGTTTCCAGATTACTTCACACTTGAACTGGATATCTTAAAAATCGTGGGAGCCATCTTCATTCTTATTCCAGGTATTCCGACGATGCTTAAAGAATGGGCTTATGTAGGTTTCGGAATTCTCTTGCTTTCCGCAAGTCTAGCACATGGTATTGTCGATGGGCTGGCGAAAGGTATTGCCCCGCTTATTCCGTTTGCGTTGTTGGCTGTATCTTATTATTATTTCCGCAAACTAAACTATGAAAAATAG
- a CDS encoding DsbA family oxidoreductase, giving the protein MKIEIWSDIMCPFCYIGKRNIEKALAQFPFMDLVEVEWKSFQLDPTIPESPKYQDDIYMFVADRKGLSYEESKKRHHDLMKYAQTVGLQYNLDKLLVTNSMKGHRIIQFAKTKGLGEEAEEVLFNAYFTKGKNLNDQQTLVELGLEIGLTEGEINTALTDPIYMQKVKFESQEAQTLSAKGVPFFVINRKYAIAGAQQPNDILKTLENSFSEWRKENPQTTLGIIQGKNCSIDGDCN; this is encoded by the coding sequence ATGAAAATAGAAATATGGTCAGATATTATGTGCCCTTTCTGTTACATCGGAAAGCGTAATATCGAGAAAGCTTTAGCTCAGTTCCCTTTTATGGATCTTGTAGAAGTAGAATGGAAAAGCTTCCAACTTGATCCAACTATACCCGAATCCCCCAAATATCAAGACGATATTTATATGTTTGTGGCCGACCGGAAGGGATTAAGTTATGAGGAGTCAAAAAAGAGACATCACGATCTGATGAAGTATGCTCAAACTGTAGGTCTTCAATATAACTTAGATAAACTATTGGTCACCAACTCAATGAAGGGTCACCGGATTATACAATTTGCCAAAACCAAAGGTTTAGGTGAGGAAGCTGAAGAGGTTTTATTTAATGCCTATTTCACCAAAGGTAAAAATCTTAATGATCAACAAACCTTGGTCGAGCTCGGACTAGAAATAGGTTTAACGGAAGGTGAAATCAATACTGCACTGACAGACCCTATCTATATGCAAAAAGTAAAATTTGAGAGCCAAGAAGCACAGACCTTAAGCGCTAAAGGGGTTCCTTTTTTCGTAATCAACCGCAAATATGCTATCGCTGGCGCTCAACAGCCCAATGATATTTTAAAAACCCTTGAAAATTCCTTCTCTGAGTGGCGGAAAGAAAATCCGCAGACAACATTAGGAATAATACAAGGAAAAAACTGCTCAATTGACGGCGATTGCAATTAA
- a CDS encoding TonB-dependent receptor has product MLVLSTSWVVAQTAGNEIEVKGTVVSASENKVLAGSTVVVKDAGGKIVSSTNTGKDGAFNLKVQPSTTIIVSINYIGFNTYESDAITLHQEDLDLGRKYLDIKSTMLEGVNVVASRRKPLVQSTKDKLIYNAASDISNKSGNAADVLRKAPMLTVGATGDLKLRGNANIKVLINGIPSRIMAKNLKEALKMIPASSIVSVEVMTNPSSKYEAEGAAGVVNIITKKKLKGTSGTLDITGGNLEQTGNLSLNMRTGKFNFSAMGNYSREKEKMISSLDRTNLNNGMETGSLFQESNMIQTTKGGSASLSGQYKIDSLQTLEASYSYWNGSWPQKGGLFNRYTNADRYQVYRQKTEQSGKFNFSEWVLNYQKKFDRRGQELQLIGMASTASDVSNYLTQQYKPDDQLAFTERGPNTGKEKEWSLQADYSHPFGKEGKTSLETGGKYLGNNSKSVYEVLSSAVPVDPSRSGSMQYRQQIFSAYATLNFDLGNDWTLRPGIRFENTNINATFQNNAPYKRKFSNWVSNLLVVKKLSERHEVKLDYNERIRRPWIMDLNPYANAADPLNIMQGNPYLKPELTKKLEFSHTYTGSKNTLLTSSIYYSSNKNAVEQIARVNEKGVSYTMPDNIGESKRMGVNVNSVFNPVKIWTVNAGIEVFHLKFRSNSLGMKNDGTFFNSSISNTVNPMKGLQLSASGDYGNGFITLQGKNTANYSYRFAMKKDFMNSKASLTLAVINPFQNNFKETVYAFAPTFQSTQINRFYNRAATLTFSWQFGGLHASNEKENHFNDQTDDKSPRRRRK; this is encoded by the coding sequence ATGCTAGTACTAAGTACATCATGGGTAGTAGCTCAGACAGCAGGAAATGAAATTGAGGTCAAAGGGACCGTTGTTAGCGCATCCGAAAATAAAGTATTAGCCGGAAGCACAGTTGTAGTCAAAGATGCCGGCGGTAAAATAGTTAGTTCGACCAACACGGGCAAGGATGGAGCATTTAACTTAAAAGTACAACCCTCCACCACGATCATTGTTTCTATCAATTATATTGGTTTTAATACCTATGAGTCCGATGCTATAACGCTACACCAAGAAGATCTAGATTTAGGACGTAAATATCTGGACATTAAAAGCACCATGCTCGAGGGGGTTAACGTAGTGGCAAGCCGGAGAAAGCCTTTGGTTCAAAGCACGAAAGACAAGCTCATATACAACGCCGCATCGGATATCAGTAACAAATCAGGAAATGCAGCGGATGTATTACGGAAAGCGCCGATGCTGACTGTAGGTGCCACTGGTGATCTAAAGTTGCGCGGTAACGCTAATATTAAAGTGCTGATCAACGGCATACCATCCCGAATTATGGCGAAAAACCTCAAGGAAGCCTTAAAAATGATTCCGGCAAGTTCCATTGTTTCCGTAGAAGTGATGACTAACCCTTCTTCCAAATATGAGGCAGAAGGTGCCGCCGGTGTGGTCAATATCATCACAAAAAAGAAACTAAAAGGAACTAGTGGAACATTGGATATCACAGGTGGAAATCTGGAACAAACTGGAAATCTTTCCCTTAATATGAGGACAGGTAAATTTAACTTTTCAGCGATGGGTAACTACAGTCGGGAAAAAGAAAAAATGATATCTTCTCTTGATAGAACCAATCTGAATAACGGAATGGAAACTGGATCGCTGTTTCAAGAATCTAATATGATTCAAACCACAAAGGGCGGTTCTGCCTCTTTGTCAGGACAATATAAAATTGATTCCCTTCAGACACTTGAAGCGAGTTATTCGTATTGGAACGGCTCTTGGCCCCAAAAGGGTGGATTATTTAATCGATATACAAATGCTGACCGGTATCAAGTGTATCGGCAAAAAACGGAGCAAAGTGGTAAATTCAATTTCTCTGAATGGGTATTGAACTATCAGAAAAAATTTGATCGCCGAGGGCAGGAATTACAACTTATAGGGATGGCTTCTACTGCATCTGATGTGTCCAACTACTTGACCCAACAGTATAAACCCGATGATCAACTGGCGTTTACAGAACGCGGCCCCAATACAGGTAAGGAAAAGGAGTGGAGTCTTCAAGCGGATTATTCACATCCTTTTGGAAAAGAAGGCAAAACTTCGCTAGAGACAGGCGGTAAATATTTGGGAAATAATTCCAAAAGCGTGTATGAAGTCCTAAGCAGTGCAGTGCCTGTAGATCCGAGCCGTTCCGGAAGCATGCAATACAGACAGCAGATTTTTTCTGCATACGCTACCTTAAATTTTGATCTTGGAAACGATTGGACATTACGTCCGGGAATTCGCTTTGAGAATACAAACATCAATGCCACATTTCAGAATAATGCACCCTATAAGCGGAAATTTTCAAACTGGGTGTCCAATTTGTTGGTTGTAAAAAAATTGAGTGAACGCCATGAAGTAAAGTTAGATTATAATGAAAGAATTCGCCGTCCGTGGATCATGGATCTGAATCCGTATGCAAATGCAGCGGACCCGTTGAATATCATGCAAGGTAACCCCTATCTTAAACCAGAGCTTACCAAAAAACTCGAATTTTCACATACCTATACCGGAAGTAAGAACACCTTATTGACAAGCAGTATCTATTATAGCTCAAACAAGAATGCGGTGGAGCAGATTGCTAGAGTGAATGAAAAAGGAGTCTCTTATACCATGCCGGATAATATTGGTGAAAGTAAACGAATGGGAGTGAACGTCAATTCGGTATTCAATCCTGTAAAAATCTGGACGGTCAATGCCGGCATAGAGGTCTTTCATTTAAAATTCCGGAGCAACTCTTTGGGAATGAAAAACGATGGAACATTTTTTAACTCAAGCATCAGTAATACAGTTAATCCGATGAAAGGTCTGCAATTGAGTGCTTCAGGGGATTATGGTAATGGTTTTATCACATTACAGGGTAAAAATACCGCAAACTACTCTTACCGCTTTGCAATGAAGAAGGATTTTATGAATAGTAAAGCTAGTCTTACGTTGGCCGTCATCAATCCATTCCAGAACAATTTTAAGGAGACGGTTTATGCTTTTGCCCCTACATTCCAAAGTACCCAGATCAACAGATTTTACAACAGAGCCGCTACGTTGACATTTAGCTGGCAGTTTGGCGGACTACATGCTTCAAATGAAAAAGAGAATCATTTTAATGATCAAACGGATGATAAATCTCCAAGAAGGAGAAGAAAGTAA
- a CDS encoding ABC transporter ATP-binding protein: protein MINLQEGEESNWKKVMKFFLHKQRKETIKNTNHFSIYRVYGFFQPYKWQLLSSLMLIFIGAGASMAMPFLLRNIIDDALPHGDIHLLITLVIAMILVTLISAVINMVQAILSTKIGQSVLHDLRIKLYSHLHTLSLRFFTNTRGGEIQSRITQDIGSLQELVSNTAQEAAKNLSIAIMTVIAMFLLDWKLSLFSLTVVPFTLVLSNWVGALREKVSEKQRKKLADLSSEISESLSVPGMILSRTMGKSTFLISKFSNTSKDVADLEVHSRTSNEWQWQIIYLLLTILPALTLLLGGLTMQSENQVSIGTIMAIIALQEQLTFPLQELLRTGIEVRKARVLFSRIFEYLDMPAQIKKIAGAVVLDRKTAKGEVKLENVSFSYEDGVQILSEVTIDISGGSQVAIVGATGSGKTTIGYLIAGLYEVDKGAIYIDGVDIRKLSPDSLTDILGVVSQDPYLVNGTIKENLLFANPNATDQELIAAAKITKLHEFIVNLPMQYDTPIGEHGYRFSGGEKQRLSLTRTLLRKPAIIIMDEATSALDTITERQLSSALIDSMQHTTTITIAHRLSTVRHADQIVVMHRGQIVESGSHEELAAKNGYYTELLKSDGERGVSKLAN, encoded by the coding sequence ATGATAAATCTCCAAGAAGGAGAAGAAAGTAATTGGAAAAAAGTGATGAAATTCTTTTTACACAAACAAAGAAAAGAAACAATTAAAAACACAAATCATTTTTCAATATATCGTGTTTATGGATTCTTTCAACCTTACAAGTGGCAATTGCTCAGCTCCTTAATGCTGATTTTTATCGGAGCAGGAGCAAGCATGGCGATGCCATTTCTACTGCGGAATATTATTGATGATGCCCTTCCGCATGGCGACATACACTTGTTAATTACGTTAGTTATTGCGATGATTTTGGTAACGCTAATTTCTGCCGTAATCAACATGGTTCAGGCGATACTTTCAACAAAAATTGGACAATCTGTATTGCATGACCTGCGGATAAAGCTGTATTCTCATTTGCACACACTTTCATTGCGATTTTTTACGAATACGCGTGGCGGCGAAATTCAGTCCCGCATTACGCAGGATATTGGATCACTTCAGGAACTTGTTTCCAACACTGCCCAGGAGGCCGCAAAGAACTTAAGTATTGCGATTATGACTGTTATTGCAATGTTTCTCTTAGATTGGAAACTTTCACTGTTTTCACTAACCGTTGTTCCGTTTACGTTGGTATTAAGTAATTGGGTTGGTGCATTGAGAGAAAAAGTTTCCGAAAAACAGCGAAAGAAGCTGGCCGACTTATCTTCAGAAATCAGTGAATCCCTATCGGTACCGGGAATGATCCTATCGCGTACAATGGGGAAATCGACATTTCTAATTAGCAAATTTTCCAATACATCGAAAGATGTAGCAGATTTGGAAGTTCACTCACGTACATCCAATGAATGGCAGTGGCAGATTATTTATTTGTTGCTGACCATTCTTCCAGCACTGACGTTATTACTTGGAGGGCTCACGATGCAAAGTGAAAACCAAGTTTCAATAGGGACAATCATGGCTATCATCGCACTACAGGAGCAACTTACGTTCCCTTTACAAGAGTTGCTACGGACAGGTATTGAGGTCCGAAAAGCACGCGTCTTGTTTTCACGTATATTCGAGTATCTTGACATGCCTGCTCAGATTAAGAAAATAGCTGGAGCAGTTGTTTTGGACAGGAAGACAGCAAAAGGGGAAGTGAAACTCGAAAATGTCAGTTTTTCATACGAGGATGGTGTTCAGATCCTTTCCGAGGTGACAATTGATATATCAGGTGGAAGTCAGGTCGCCATAGTTGGAGCTACAGGGTCAGGAAAGACAACTATTGGATATCTTATTGCGGGACTTTATGAAGTGGATAAAGGTGCGATTTATATCGATGGAGTTGACATCAGGAAATTAAGCCCTGATTCACTTACCGATATTTTAGGTGTTGTTTCACAGGATCCCTATCTAGTTAATGGAACTATAAAAGAGAATCTTTTGTTTGCTAATCCCAATGCAACTGACCAAGAGTTAATTGCTGCAGCGAAAATTACAAAGTTGCATGAATTTATTGTTAATCTGCCAATGCAGTACGATACGCCTATTGGCGAGCATGGATATCGCTTTTCTGGCGGTGAGAAACAGCGGCTTTCGTTAACGAGGACATTATTGAGAAAACCTGCTATTATTATTATGGATGAAGCGACAAGCGCACTAGATACAATTACCGAACGTCAACTATCAAGTGCCTTAATTGATTCTATGCAGCATACTACTACGATAACAATTGCACATCGATTGTCAACGGTCCGCCATGCAGACCAAATTGTGGTAATGCACCGTGGTCAGATAGTAGAGAGCGGTTCCCATGAGGAGCTAGCAGCAAAAAATGGTTACTATACAGAACTATTAAAATCAGACGGAGAAAGAGGAGTATCAAAGTTAGCAAACTAA
- a CDS encoding AcvB/VirJ family lysyl-phosphatidylglycerol hydrolase translates to MLLNIKLLLAIMLFSFASPQLMYAQIPDYVIPEIKGNTIEKTLVVFITGDGGYNNFSKSLLRYFERDGFDRLILDSKKYFWKKKTPKEASQDFERYIHQYLEKSKCDNIYIIGHSFSAAVLPFIIHNFSAALQKKIRHATFLSPDRYASLEVTLSTMLNFKQKPNEYEVLPEALKLRSIASTYIFCKEGEEELASMFQKSGLSVARLDGPHNYNRNFQAIYQAIKLTK, encoded by the coding sequence ATGCTCTTAAATATTAAACTCCTTTTGGCAATCATGCTTTTCAGCTTTGCAAGCCCTCAATTGATGTATGCTCAGATTCCAGATTATGTCATCCCTGAAATAAAAGGGAACACGATCGAAAAGACGCTGGTTGTTTTTATCACTGGCGATGGTGGATATAACAATTTTAGCAAGAGCTTATTGCGCTATTTTGAGCGAGACGGTTTCGATAGGTTGATCCTCGATTCAAAAAAATATTTTTGGAAAAAGAAGACACCGAAAGAGGCAAGTCAAGATTTTGAAAGATATATTCACCAGTATCTAGAAAAGTCTAAATGTGATAATATCTATATCATCGGCCACTCCTTTTCTGCGGCAGTACTTCCGTTTATAATACATAACTTCTCGGCTGCTCTGCAGAAAAAAATCAGGCATGCTACCTTTCTTTCTCCAGATCGATATGCAAGTTTGGAAGTGACATTATCCACTATGCTTAATTTCAAACAGAAGCCAAATGAGTATGAGGTTCTTCCTGAAGCGCTCAAATTGAGATCTATTGCTTCCACCTATATATTTTGTAAAGAAGGTGAGGAGGAATTAGCATCCATGTTTCAAAAATCAGGATTATCCGTAGCCCGGTTAGACGGACCTCATAATTACAACAGAAATTTTCAAGCAATTTACCAGGCAATCAAGCTCACTAAATAA
- a CDS encoding YciI family protein — translation MKEFALIFRLKDISDFKPSPEQMEERMNWLAGIASQNKLVDKGSTLLPFEGSAKTVRPNNVITDGAYTEIKEFISGYIVVRADHIDEAVEMAKDNPIFTQVGGSIEVREVVKRD, via the coding sequence ATGAAAGAATTTGCATTAATTTTTAGATTAAAGGACATTTCAGACTTCAAACCTTCGCCTGAACAAATGGAGGAACGTATGAATTGGTTAGCTGGAATTGCATCACAAAACAAATTGGTGGATAAAGGCAGCACACTATTACCATTTGAGGGAAGTGCTAAAACGGTAAGGCCCAACAATGTGATAACAGATGGGGCTTATACAGAAATTAAAGAATTTATCAGCGGTTATATTGTTGTAAGAGCAGATCATATTGACGAAGCAGTAGAAATGGCGAAAGACAATCCAATTTTTACCCAAGTGGGTGGAAGCATTGAAGTTCGAGAAGTTGTCAAACGTGATTAG
- a CDS encoding carboxypeptidase-like regulatory domain-containing protein, with amino-acid sequence MNFMRSYLVFLFLFAISSLPAQELITGKVVDASSGLAIRGVTVKHMQSGIASSTDQSGNFHLQISALKGTLSISSVGYTSQTMLVSQLTPGKSLTIILSEYSQNLDEIVINAPKKRYRNKNNPTVDFIRKVIEKHDENNALKSADQVFSEYEKLSMPLGILNEKTADSRLLKKFTFLKAGLDTVKLPGRSLIPIYMNEKLGARTISNSQGSLYTLRAENQSRVDQFIDEDGLDEYLNKIYGLSDVYENDVAIGNRRFLSPIATLGPSFYKYYRMDTISETSPKQLKIRFLSPSFSYANSCCVHNISLRSDQRCSIFKEFL; translated from the coding sequence ATGAATTTTATGCGCAGCTACCTCGTTTTCCTTTTTTTATTTGCTATTTCATCCTTGCCTGCTCAGGAACTCATAACCGGAAAAGTTGTTGATGCCAGCAGCGGTCTAGCAATAAGAGGTGTTACCGTCAAACATATGCAAAGCGGCATTGCAAGCAGTACCGATCAATCGGGTAATTTTCATCTGCAGATTTCCGCCTTAAAAGGAACACTATCCATTAGCTCGGTTGGTTACACAAGCCAGACGATGCTTGTTTCGCAGCTTACTCCAGGGAAATCCCTAACAATCATACTTTCCGAATACAGTCAAAATCTGGACGAGATAGTTATCAACGCGCCGAAAAAGCGGTACAGAAATAAGAACAATCCAACGGTCGACTTTATCCGAAAAGTAATCGAAAAACATGACGAAAACAATGCGCTTAAAAGTGCGGATCAGGTTTTTTCAGAATATGAGAAACTTTCAATGCCATTGGGCATTCTCAATGAGAAAACTGCCGACTCCCGTCTTCTGAAAAAGTTCACTTTTCTTAAAGCTGGGCTTGATACAGTAAAGTTACCGGGACGGTCGCTTATACCGATTTACATGAATGAAAAGCTTGGAGCTAGAACGATATCCAATAGTCAGGGTTCGTTGTATACGTTAAGAGCTGAGAATCAATCGCGGGTAGATCAGTTTATCGATGAGGACGGATTAGACGAATACTTAAATAAGATCTACGGATTGAGCGATGTATATGAGAATGATGTGGCCATTGGTAACAGACGTTTCTTAAGTCCGATTGCCACCCTGGGACCTTCTTTCTATAAATATTATAGAATGGATACGATCAGCGAAACATCGCCTAAGCAATTAAAAATCCGATTCCTGTCTCCATCTTTTTCGTATGCCAATTCTTGTTGTGTCCATAATATAAGTTTGCGTTCAGATCAAAGATGTTCAATCTTTAAAGAATTCCTGTAG